In one window of Rhizobium oryzihabitans DNA:
- the queA gene encoding tRNA preQ1(34) S-adenosylmethionine ribosyltransferase-isomerase QueA: MRVDLFDFDLPEENIALRPANPRDSARLLVVDPNENRMEDHRVFDLPSFLKPGDALVFNDTRVIPAQLEGVRLREGAPETAVSATLHMRADQSRWKAFARPGKRIKQGDRIRFGYERDNACGLAHLEATVEEKGEEGEITLLFDVSGPVLDEAIASVGHIPLPPYIAAKRPEDAQDQTDYQTIYAREKGAVAAPTAGLHFTPDLFAALDEAGIERHFVTLHVGAGTFLPVKSDDTDGHKMHFEIGHVSQETADRLNAVKARGGRIVCVGTTSLRLIESAADENGVIHPWSDATGIFITPGYCFRAVDILMTNFHLPKSTLFMLVSAFCGLETMRDAYKHAIETGYRFYSYGDSSLLFRKN, translated from the coding sequence ATGCGTGTAGACCTGTTCGATTTCGATCTGCCCGAGGAGAATATCGCCCTTCGACCGGCGAACCCGCGCGATAGTGCGCGCCTGCTGGTGGTCGATCCGAATGAAAACCGCATGGAGGACCACCGCGTCTTCGATCTGCCGTCCTTCCTGAAGCCCGGCGATGCGCTTGTCTTCAACGACACCCGCGTCATTCCCGCCCAACTTGAAGGTGTCAGGCTGCGTGAAGGTGCGCCGGAGACGGCGGTTTCGGCCACGCTGCACATGCGCGCCGATCAATCCCGCTGGAAGGCCTTCGCGCGTCCCGGCAAGCGCATCAAGCAGGGCGACCGCATCCGTTTCGGTTACGAGCGCGACAATGCCTGCGGCCTTGCCCATCTGGAAGCCACCGTCGAGGAGAAGGGCGAGGAGGGCGAGATCACGCTGCTGTTCGACGTCTCCGGCCCGGTGCTGGACGAGGCGATCGCCTCCGTCGGCCATATTCCCCTGCCGCCCTATATCGCCGCCAAGCGGCCGGAAGATGCGCAGGACCAGACCGATTACCAGACAATTTATGCCCGCGAAAAGGGCGCCGTTGCCGCACCCACTGCCGGCCTGCATTTCACGCCCGATCTGTTTGCGGCGCTGGACGAAGCCGGCATCGAGCGGCATTTCGTGACGCTTCACGTTGGGGCAGGCACCTTCCTTCCGGTGAAGTCCGACGATACTGACGGTCACAAGATGCATTTCGAGATCGGCCATGTGTCGCAGGAAACCGCCGACCGGCTGAATGCGGTAAAGGCGCGCGGCGGACGCATCGTCTGCGTAGGCACGACATCGCTGCGCCTGATCGAAAGTGCGGCCGATGAGAATGGTGTTATCCATCCATGGTCCGATGCCACCGGGATTTTCATCACGCCGGGATACTGCTTCCGCGCGGTCGATATTCTGATGACGAATTTCCACCTGCCGAAATCGACGCTGTTCATGCTCGTTTCGGCTTTCTGCGGTCTCGAAACGATGCGTGACGCTTATAAGCACGCCATCGAAACCGGATACCGTTTTTATTCCTATGGCGATTCCAGCCTGTTGTTCCGGAAGAACTGA
- the tgt gene encoding tRNA guanosine(34) transglycosylase Tgt, whose translation MHEKFTFTLKATSGGARLGEVAMPRGVIRTPAFMPVGTVGTVKAMYLDQVRELGADIILGNTYHLMLRPGPERVARLGGLHELIRWPHPILTDSGGFQVMSLSGLRKLDEQGVTFKSHVDGSLHHMSPERSIEIQGMLDSDIQMQLDECIALPAERKEIERAMEMSLRWAERCRVAFGEQPGKAMFGIVQGGDQPDLRIRSAEGLKELDLKGYAVGGLAVGEPQDVMLGMLDITLPVLPTEKPRYLMGVGTPDDILKSVARGIDMFDCVMPTRSGRHGLAFTRRGRVNIRNARHAEDKRPLDEQSNCPASRDYSRAYLHHLTRSNEALGGMLLSWHNLAYYQELMQGIRKSIEEGRFADFYAETIEMWARGDIDPV comes from the coding sequence ATGCACGAGAAATTCACCTTCACCCTGAAAGCCACGAGTGGCGGCGCACGTCTTGGCGAAGTTGCCATGCCGCGCGGCGTCATCCGCACGCCCGCCTTCATGCCGGTTGGCACGGTTGGTACCGTCAAGGCCATGTATCTCGATCAGGTGCGCGAGCTGGGGGCCGATATCATTCTCGGCAATACCTATCACCTGATGCTGCGGCCCGGCCCGGAGCGCGTGGCAAGGCTTGGCGGCCTGCATGAGCTTATCCGCTGGCCGCATCCGATCCTCACCGATAGCGGCGGTTTTCAGGTCATGTCGCTTTCCGGCCTGCGCAAGCTGGATGAGCAGGGCGTAACCTTCAAGAGCCATGTGGACGGTTCGCTGCACCACATGTCGCCGGAACGCTCGATCGAAATCCAGGGCATGCTCGATTCTGATATCCAGATGCAGCTAGATGAATGCATTGCGCTACCGGCCGAGCGCAAGGAAATCGAGCGCGCCATGGAAATGTCGCTGCGCTGGGCGGAGCGCTGCCGTGTCGCGTTCGGAGAACAGCCGGGCAAGGCCATGTTCGGCATCGTGCAGGGCGGCGACCAGCCGGATCTGCGCATCCGCTCCGCCGAAGGGCTGAAAGAGCTTGATCTGAAGGGCTATGCGGTCGGCGGTCTTGCCGTCGGAGAGCCGCAGGATGTGATGCTCGGCATGCTCGATATCACCCTGCCGGTGCTGCCCACCGAGAAACCGCGTTACCTGATGGGCGTCGGTACGCCTGACGATATCCTGAAGTCGGTAGCGCGCGGCATCGACATGTTCGACTGCGTGATGCCGACCCGTTCCGGCCGTCACGGGCTTGCCTTTACCCGCCGTGGCAGGGTCAATATCCGCAATGCCCGCCACGCCGAGGATAAGCGGCCGCTGGACGAGCAGTCCAACTGCCCGGCCTCGCGCGATTATTCCCGGGCCTATCTGCATCATCTGACGCGCTCCAACGAGGCGCTGGGCGGCATGCTGCTCTCCTGGCACAATCTTGCCTATTATCAGGAGCTGATGCAGGGTATCCGCAAGTCGATCGAGGAAGGCCGTTTCGCCGATTTTTATGCGGAAACCATAGAGATGTGGGCGCGGGGCGATATAGACCCGGTCTGA
- a CDS encoding aminodeoxychorismate synthase component I codes for MAHAPYVLFRDDTTGTVTAFTEPEEIIVADEPEAFFAALKRMEQLRRDGKYLAGYMSYEAGFLFEPKLAPLAAEPRNVPFLRFGVFSGPQPDEGRFARPTDLPDADAFLSDPVPAWSLEDYCQRFERLHGHLRRGDCYQGNLTMPVHARWSGDPLTAFWSLVERQPVRYGALVDLGGPVILSRSPELFFAVDAQGFIETHPMKGTTPRGANAQEDRAIIAAMLEDEKTLAENRMIVDLLRNDISRITEVGSLDVPRLFDIETYPTVHQMVSHVRAKLLPGVTVEDIFAALFPCGSVTGAPKMWAMKILRELEQTPRDAYCGAIGFMSPHGEMRFSVAIRTLSLFDDGRAVFNVGGGIIFDSVAEAEYDECLLKSKFAVGDRLLRE; via the coding sequence TTGGCACATGCGCCTTACGTTCTTTTCCGGGATGACACGACCGGCACGGTGACAGCCTTCACCGAGCCGGAGGAGATCATCGTCGCGGACGAGCCTGAGGCATTTTTCGCGGCGCTGAAGCGTATGGAACAGCTGCGTCGCGACGGGAAATATCTTGCCGGCTATATGTCTTACGAGGCGGGTTTCCTGTTCGAGCCGAAGCTTGCGCCTCTTGCGGCCGAGCCCCGCAATGTGCCGTTCTTGCGATTCGGCGTCTTTTCCGGCCCGCAGCCGGATGAGGGTCGGTTCGCGCGGCCTACAGACCTGCCGGATGCAGATGCCTTTCTGTCCGATCCTGTGCCCGCATGGAGCCTTGAAGATTATTGCCAGCGCTTCGAGCGGCTGCACGGGCATCTACGCCGGGGCGACTGTTATCAGGGCAATCTGACCATGCCGGTCCATGCCCGCTGGAGCGGCGATCCGCTGACGGCCTTCTGGTCATTGGTCGAGCGCCAGCCGGTCAGATATGGCGCGCTGGTCGATCTCGGCGGACCTGTCATCCTGTCACGCTCACCGGAGCTGTTTTTCGCGGTTGATGCCCAAGGTTTCATCGAGACCCATCCGATGAAGGGTACGACGCCGCGTGGCGCGAATGCGCAAGAGGACCGGGCGATCATCGCGGCGATGCTTGAGGATGAAAAGACGCTCGCCGAAAACCGCATGATCGTCGATCTCCTGCGCAACGATATTTCCCGCATCACCGAGGTCGGCAGCCTCGATGTGCCGCGACTGTTCGATATTGAGACCTATCCCACCGTGCACCAGATGGTCAGCCATGTGCGGGCGAAGCTTTTGCCCGGTGTGACGGTGGAGGATATTTTTGCGGCGCTGTTTCCCTGCGGCTCGGTGACCGGCGCACCGAAAATGTGGGCGATGAAGATCCTGCGCGAACTGGAGCAGACGCCGCGCGACGCCTATTGCGGTGCGATCGGCTTCATGTCTCCACATGGTGAGATGCGGTTCTCCGTGGCGATCCGCACGCTCAGCCTGTTTGATGATGGCCGCGCGGTCTTCAACGTTGGCGGTGGTATCATTTTCGATTCCGTGGCCGAGGCGGAATATGAT